One Clostridium estertheticum DNA segment encodes these proteins:
- a CDS encoding extracellular solute-binding protein, with amino-acid sequence MKKTIALILVIISTLSLGACKSKTSGTAEKNNSTEPAAVRMVMKDVSPKDPIAQKYIGLIEKAMAEDGTKVKIELVEMPSGNYAEKLNLMLLGKDIPDIIYFQGGDQQISQQGLLENLIPYIEKSKYIKPNLEPQNKKRLENYPYLLWIKPLASKVPVMRSDWFDKLSTSKKLMEDPTIDNYYAFLKQLKASNLGGQGSPAYALTAAGSTLEIDEIFDQAFGNKSTWIKDENGKYIFNKVSNNEKEKLTFYNKLYKEGILDPEFLTKKWDTKEKSFYDNQAAIIAGTAGKVIDIYEGKVKKANAVGLTVLPAAKGKAQGYLPIDVSKESRGIAISSTSKNKEISFKILDFMASEKGQMIDRLGFEGEHYLIKDNKIQLTEKSQEWYAKFWEPSKVAFGKELAKPLLGTAGTKSLEDVNKLYTEDINFIMPEEFSVKWDSVNNLYKEYSADIITGKRPISDFDIFVTQWYKNGGEDITKHANEVLK; translated from the coding sequence ATGAAAAAAACAATAGCTTTAATTCTTGTAATTATAAGCACGCTAAGTTTAGGTGCATGTAAATCAAAAACTAGTGGCACAGCAGAAAAAAATAACTCAACAGAGCCAGCAGCAGTAAGAATGGTGATGAAAGATGTAAGTCCAAAAGATCCTATAGCTCAAAAGTATATAGGTCTTATCGAAAAGGCCATGGCTGAGGATGGAACAAAAGTTAAGATTGAACTTGTGGAAATGCCTTCAGGTAACTATGCTGAAAAGTTAAACTTAATGTTACTTGGTAAAGATATTCCGGATATTATATATTTCCAGGGTGGAGACCAGCAAATATCTCAGCAAGGATTATTAGAGAACTTAATACCATATATAGAAAAATCTAAGTATATAAAACCTAATTTAGAACCACAAAATAAAAAGAGATTAGAGAACTATCCTTACTTATTATGGATTAAACCTCTTGCATCAAAGGTGCCGGTAATGAGAAGTGATTGGTTTGATAAATTAAGTACATCTAAAAAACTGATGGAAGACCCTACTATAGATAATTATTATGCATTTTTAAAACAATTAAAAGCATCTAATTTAGGCGGACAAGGATCACCAGCCTATGCATTAACAGCCGCTGGTAGTACTTTAGAAATTGATGAAATATTTGACCAAGCTTTTGGAAATAAATCTACTTGGATAAAAGATGAAAATGGCAAGTATATTTTTAATAAAGTTTCTAACAATGAAAAAGAAAAGTTAACTTTTTATAATAAACTTTATAAAGAAGGGATATTAGATCCAGAATTCTTAACTAAGAAATGGGACACAAAGGAAAAGTCTTTTTATGATAATCAAGCTGCTATAATAGCTGGAACAGCAGGAAAAGTTATAGATATTTATGAAGGTAAAGTAAAAAAGGCTAATGCGGTAGGACTTACAGTTTTACCGGCAGCAAAAGGAAAAGCACAAGGATATTTACCAATAGATGTTTCTAAAGAGAGTAGAGGCATAGCCATTTCTTCTACATCTAAAAATAAAGAGATTTCTTTTAAGATTTTAGATTTTATGGCTAGTGAAAAAGGCCAAATGATAGATCGTTTAGGTTTTGAAGGTGAGCATTATTTAATTAAAGATAATAAAATCCAGTTAACTGAAAAATCACAAGAATGGTATGCGAAATTTTGGGAGCCATCAAAAGTTGCATTTGGAAAAGAACTCGCGAAACCACTGCTAGGAACTGCAGGAACTAAATCACTAGAAGATGTTAATAAGCTTTATACTGAAGATATTAATTTTATAATGCCAGAGGAATTTTCTGTTAAATGGGATTCTGTAAATAACCTATATAAAGAATATTCAGCAGATATAATAACAGGAAAGCGCCCTATTAGTGATTTTGATATATTTGTAACGCAGTGGTATAAAAATGGTGGAGAAGATATTACTAAACATGCTAATGAAGTATTAAAGTAA
- a CDS encoding ADP-ribosylglycohydrolase family protein, whose protein sequence is MIPNNYLEKVYAGFLGMNMGIRLGAPVEPSFWTYEKIKAVYGNITGYVKDYKNFAADDDVNGPVFFLRALYDDAKDRELEAEDVGRAWLNYSREGIGMFWWGGYGVSTEHTVYLNLKNGFKVPLSGSERLNGKILSQQIGGQIFIDTWGLVWPSNIEKAAEYAGKAASVSHDGNGIFGARFIASCISKAFSTENVMEIIEAGLSKIPVDSEYSRVTRDVIQFYNQNPLDFTLCQKYLEKNWGYDKYLGSCHIIPNAGVCILSLLYGEGDLSRTIEIATMCGWDTDCNAGNVGTIMGVAQGMKGLADKYRKPINDFIVTSSISGYLNILDVPTYAKELALLGYRLAKEEAPKKLKDSIKLGEIYFDFEVAGSTHGFRLSDNNKFMLKHSNEIGYESEGSLEVIFDSIAYGQGSKVYYKPFYRRADFDDERYKPTFTPQVYPGQGVSMSVYLNQWQGRDIAITPYVRNTFTKEDIKLAVEVLKNKQWQKIEFIVPDTDGSMIDEVGIMVESFSPGTDSALGSIFIDEFNVHGKSKYTIDFAKQFFEFQCVTPFAHNHGAWGIEDGCMSCMSISQCEAYTGNYYTKDISVKATVKPINGLSHNIAFRVQGAERGYHAGFNGENKVALIINDFGFIPLATVEYKWEYNVDYEFKVLAKEERIYFYINGEELICHAHDKFEYGMFGFSRLDAGRAYFKDVEVEEL, encoded by the coding sequence TTGATTCCCAATAATTATTTAGAGAAGGTCTATGCGGGATTTTTAGGAATGAATATGGGGATAAGGCTGGGGGCACCTGTTGAGCCATCATTCTGGACTTATGAAAAGATCAAAGCAGTATATGGAAATATTACAGGCTATGTTAAAGACTATAAAAACTTTGCTGCGGATGATGATGTAAATGGACCGGTTTTCTTTTTAAGAGCCTTATATGATGATGCAAAAGATAGAGAGTTAGAAGCAGAAGATGTGGGGAGAGCTTGGCTTAATTATTCTAGAGAAGGAATAGGGATGTTTTGGTGGGGTGGATATGGAGTAAGTACCGAACATACAGTGTATCTTAATCTGAAAAATGGATTTAAAGTACCCCTTTCTGGATCAGAAAGATTAAATGGCAAGATATTATCGCAGCAAATTGGGGGGCAAATATTTATAGATACTTGGGGTCTTGTTTGGCCCAGCAATATAGAAAAGGCTGCAGAATATGCTGGAAAGGCAGCTAGCGTATCTCATGATGGTAATGGTATATTTGGTGCAAGATTTATTGCAAGCTGTATTTCTAAAGCATTTTCTACAGAAAATGTTATGGAAATAATTGAGGCTGGGCTTTCTAAAATACCTGTTGACTCTGAGTATTCTAGAGTAACAAGAGATGTAATCCAGTTTTATAATCAGAATCCACTAGATTTTACACTTTGTCAAAAATACCTTGAGAAAAACTGGGGATATGATAAATATTTAGGATCCTGCCACATTATTCCTAATGCAGGAGTGTGTATACTGTCGCTATTATATGGTGAAGGTGATTTATCTAGGACCATAGAGATAGCTACTATGTGTGGGTGGGATACAGATTGTAATGCAGGGAATGTGGGAACTATTATGGGAGTGGCTCAAGGTATGAAGGGTTTAGCGGATAAATATAGAAAGCCTATAAATGATTTTATAGTTACTTCTAGTATATCTGGATATTTAAATATACTTGATGTGCCTACCTATGCAAAGGAATTAGCACTTTTAGGATATAGACTAGCAAAAGAAGAGGCTCCAAAGAAATTAAAAGACTCAATTAAACTAGGAGAAATATATTTTGATTTTGAAGTTGCTGGTTCAACTCATGGGTTTAGGCTATCAGATAATAATAAATTCATGTTAAAGCATAGCAATGAAATTGGGTATGAAAGTGAAGGTTCACTAGAGGTTATATTTGATAGCATTGCTTATGGACAGGGTTCTAAGGTGTATTATAAGCCTTTTTATAGAAGAGCTGATTTTGATGATGAAAGATATAAACCTACTTTTACGCCCCAGGTATATCCAGGGCAAGGAGTTAGCATGAGTGTATACCTTAATCAGTGGCAAGGAAGGGATATAGCAATTACGCCTTATGTGAGAAATACCTTTACAAAAGAGGATATAAAGCTGGCCGTGGAAGTATTAAAAAATAAACAGTGGCAAAAGATAGAATTTATTGTACCAGACACAGATGGGTCAATGATAGATGAAGTAGGAATAATGGTAGAATCTTTTTCACCAGGAACGGACAGCGCTTTAGGAAGTATATTTATAGACGAATTTAATGTACATGGGAAATCCAAGTATACCATTGACTTTGCTAAACAGTTTTTTGAGTTCCAATGTGTAACTCCTTTTGCTCATAATCATGGAGCTTGGGGTATAGAAGATGGGTGTATGAGTTGTATGAGTATAAGTCAGTGTGAGGCCTATACTGGAAATTATTATACTAAAGATATAAGTGTAAAAGCCACAGTAAAACCTATAAATGGATTATCTCATAATATCGCCTTTAGAGTTCAAGGAGCAGAAAGAGGATATCATGCAGGGTTTAATGGAGAAAACAAAGTAGCTCTTATTATAAATGACTTTGGATTTATTCCGCTAGCAACTGTGGAATATAAATGGGAATATAATGTGGATTATGAATTTAAAGTTTTAGCTAAAGAGGAAAGAATATATTTTTATATAAATGGGGAAGAGTTAATTTGTCATGCTCACGATAAATTTGAGTACGGAATGTTTGGATTTAGTAGACTAGATGCAGGAAGAGCTTACTTTAAAGATGTAGAGGTAGAAGAGTTATAG
- a CDS encoding PocR ligand-binding domain-containing protein, with protein MNYELSNLIDICQLQNLLNSFYNATGISTGIVARDGTILTATAWKDLCTKFHRINPKSQLRCVESDAQILKQLENGDKFLNFKCKNGLTDLGVPIIVEGVFLATIFAGQVLFEEPDIEYFKRQAKEFGFDEDAYLKALKEIPIVNREGQEKILQFLKDFSEMISVMGLKQLKLLESQKKLILSEEQYKLALYGSNDGMWDWTFEDNNLHPSRRFLQILGYTEQEANSLFPFFKELLHPDDKDCFTKEINHHMHDKTSHFHQETRIKIKNGDYKWVLVRGAAIWNDENIAIRMAGSLTDLSNQKSSEKLLKKEQDFSKTIIDNANVIICMFNPDGSLVKLNKYGEDISGYSEESVLGYKWVNTICPTEIREKALSTIRSFKPSITTTQFESPIVNKNGLLLTILWSYQIIYNEDESIKNVIGMGLDITQRKNEEKRLTEFFANISHELRTPLNIIFSTLQLIDLYDSKNLTSENICKLIKHKESMKQNCYRLMRLVNNLIDITKIDARFLELDLQECDIVSLIEDITLSVSEYMENKSLNLIFDTDVEEKILWCDPDKIERIILNLLSNAVKFTKPFGSIFVTLYNKEQSILISVKDTGIGIENDKLDMIFERFKQVNKSFTREQEGSGIGLSLVKALVIMHNGSIEVKSIYGSGSEFIIEIPINEPIHKTTHNSSNALCNKQHYNIEFSDIYFN; from the coding sequence ATGAACTATGAGTTATCAAATCTTATAGATATATGTCAACTTCAAAACTTACTAAATAGTTTTTATAACGCAACGGGGATTTCTACAGGAATTGTTGCAAGAGATGGGACCATTCTCACCGCCACCGCCTGGAAAGATCTGTGCACAAAATTCCATAGAATAAATCCTAAAAGTCAATTGCGTTGTGTTGAAAGTGATGCACAAATATTAAAGCAATTAGAAAATGGAGATAAATTTTTAAACTTTAAGTGTAAAAATGGATTAACAGATCTTGGTGTTCCTATTATAGTAGAAGGTGTTTTTCTTGCTACCATTTTTGCAGGACAAGTTTTATTTGAAGAACCAGACATTGAATATTTTAAAAGACAGGCCAAAGAATTTGGATTTGATGAAGACGCATATTTAAAAGCTTTAAAAGAAATCCCAATTGTTAACAGAGAGGGGCAAGAAAAAATTCTTCAGTTTCTTAAAGATTTTTCTGAAATGATTAGCGTAATGGGATTAAAACAATTAAAACTTTTAGAATCTCAAAAAAAACTTATACTTTCTGAAGAACAGTATAAACTTGCTCTATATGGTTCTAATGACGGAATGTGGGATTGGACTTTTGAAGATAACAACCTCCACCCTTCCCGTAGATTTTTACAAATTTTAGGTTATACAGAACAGGAAGCAAACTCTCTTTTCCCATTCTTTAAAGAACTTCTTCATCCAGATGATAAGGATTGTTTCACAAAAGAAATTAATCACCATATGCACGATAAAACATCTCATTTTCACCAAGAGACCCGTATTAAAATAAAAAACGGTGATTATAAATGGGTTTTAGTTCGTGGAGCTGCTATTTGGAATGATGAAAACATCGCTATAAGAATGGCTGGTTCTTTAACGGATTTATCTAATCAAAAATCGTCAGAAAAACTGCTAAAGAAAGAACAGGACTTTTCTAAAACTATTATAGATAATGCAAATGTTATTATATGTATGTTTAATCCAGATGGCTCTTTAGTTAAATTAAATAAGTACGGTGAGGATATTTCTGGATATTCCGAAGAATCCGTTTTAGGTTATAAATGGGTTAATACCATATGTCCAACGGAAATCAGAGAAAAAGCTTTATCAACTATTCGTTCTTTTAAACCAAGCATTACTACTACCCAATTTGAAAGTCCTATAGTTAATAAAAATGGACTTTTACTAACCATTCTTTGGAGCTATCAAATAATTTATAATGAAGACGAATCTATAAAAAATGTTATTGGTATGGGGTTAGATATAACACAAAGAAAGAATGAAGAAAAAAGATTGACAGAGTTTTTTGCAAATATTTCTCATGAATTAAGAACCCCACTAAACATAATATTTAGTACTTTACAATTAATTGATTTGTATGATAGTAAAAATTTAACTTCTGAAAATATTTGCAAATTAATAAAGCATAAAGAAAGTATGAAACAAAACTGTTATAGGTTAATGAGATTAGTTAATAATCTGATTGATATTACTAAAATCGATGCAAGATTTTTAGAACTAGATTTGCAAGAATGCGATATCGTAAGTTTAATAGAAGATATCACCCTCTCAGTTTCAGAATATATGGAAAATAAAAGTTTAAACCTTATTTTTGATACAGACGTAGAAGAAAAAATTCTATGGTGTGATCCTGATAAAATCGAAAGGATTATTTTAAATTTACTTTCTAATGCAGTTAAATTTACTAAACCTTTCGGAAGTATATTTGTAACTTTATATAATAAGGAACAAAGCATTCTTATTTCAGTTAAAGATACAGGTATAGGAATTGAAAATGATAAACTAGATATGATTTTTGAAAGATTTAAACAAGTAAATAAGTCATTCACAAGGGAGCAGGAAGGTAGTGGCATTGGGCTCTCTCTTGTAAAAGCTCTCGTTATTATGCATAATGGTTCTATTGAAGTAAAAAGCATTTATGGAAGCGGAAGCGAGTTTATAATCGAAATTCCCATAAATGAACCAATTCATAAAACAACTCATAATTCTTCTAACGCATTATGTAATAAACAGCACTATAATATAGAATTTTCGGATATATATTTTAATTAA
- a CDS encoding MFS transporter, whose translation MDFSKNIKTYYFYSTFAELLILGPILVLFLIAKGLSFTEIMVLQSISAIAVVLFEVPTGAVADKIGRKESILIGALLWAISLGFYVLGKSFPMFILAEVIFSLGATFKSGADNALIYDSLKVMGREKEFQSIEGKARSFALYAQAVGSIIAGFVYEVNKNLPFLISVVFMLVTIIITLRFKEPPIEGKVGKYGINYLQQIKESGKFIISHEKIKAIIIFTMMFFIFYRTAFFYYQPYMEAVKIPVRYFGIIFFVFNITAAFASKRSHWIMDKTKPKTLTFMALLMIVSFVLMGTVKVWFGVFAILFQQVARGIYRPVTTKYLNKHIPSDKRATVLSFQSLACNLSVAIAFPLMGVLKDHENIFTTHMVLGLAMVILTVMTMRYMKARLGLKSNVEVDIEAH comes from the coding sequence ATGGATTTTTCTAAAAATATAAAAACTTACTATTTTTATTCAACTTTTGCGGAATTGTTAATATTAGGTCCTATACTAGTGCTATTTTTAATTGCAAAGGGGCTATCCTTTACTGAAATAATGGTACTTCAATCTATCTCCGCCATAGCCGTAGTTTTATTTGAAGTGCCAACAGGAGCCGTGGCAGATAAAATTGGTAGAAAAGAAAGTATTCTTATAGGAGCGCTTCTATGGGCTATAAGTCTTGGCTTTTATGTATTGGGAAAGAGCTTTCCCATGTTTATATTAGCAGAAGTTATTTTTAGTTTAGGTGCAACTTTTAAATCAGGTGCAGACAATGCACTAATATATGATTCTCTAAAAGTGATGGGAAGAGAAAAGGAATTTCAAAGTATAGAAGGAAAAGCCAGATCCTTCGCACTATATGCACAGGCAGTAGGTTCAATAATTGCCGGATTTGTGTATGAGGTTAATAAAAATCTCCCATTTTTAATTTCAGTAGTCTTTATGCTAGTAACCATAATTATAACCCTAAGATTTAAAGAACCTCCAATTGAAGGTAAGGTGGGTAAATACGGCATAAATTATTTGCAACAAATAAAAGAAAGTGGCAAGTTTATAATATCCCATGAGAAAATTAAAGCTATAATAATTTTTACTATGATGTTTTTTATTTTTTATAGAACCGCATTTTTCTATTATCAACCCTACATGGAAGCAGTAAAAATACCTGTAAGATACTTTGGAATAATATTTTTTGTTTTTAATATAACCGCAGCCTTTGCTTCAAAGCGCAGTCACTGGATTATGGATAAAACTAAACCTAAAACCTTAACTTTTATGGCTCTTCTAATGATAGTATCCTTTGTACTTATGGGCACAGTAAAAGTTTGGTTTGGCGTTTTTGCAATATTATTTCAACAGGTGGCAAGGGGAATATATAGGCCAGTTACCACTAAATATTTAAATAAACACATACCATCTGACAAAAGAGCAACGGTGCTTTCCTTCCAAAGTTTAGCCTGTAATTTGTCAGTAGCCATTGCCTTTCCTCTAATGGGGGTGTTAAAGGATCATGAGAATATATTTACTACTCATATGGTACTGGGATTAGCAATGGTTATATTAACAGTGATGACTATGAGATATATGAAGGCAAGGCTTGGGCTTAAGAGTAATGTGGAGGTAGATATTGAAGCTCATTAA
- a CDS encoding AAA family ATPase, whose protein sequence is MNKIKLVIIFGPHAVGKMTVGQELAKITELGLFHNHMTIDIVSDLFKNMPQERSRLTNLFRKEIFEAYSDSEEYGMVFTFMWALDCKEDWDYVYMVEEMFKEKGGTIYYVELEADYDVRIERNKTENRLLNKPTKRDITRSEELFRWLEEKYRLNSFEDEIKKSNYMKVNNTDIPPDVVAHMIRDKFRL, encoded by the coding sequence GTGAATAAAATAAAACTTGTTATAATATTTGGGCCGCATGCAGTTGGTAAAATGACTGTTGGACAAGAACTTGCAAAAATTACTGAGTTAGGATTATTTCATAATCATATGACAATAGACATTGTTTCTGATTTGTTTAAAAATATGCCTCAAGAGAGATCAAGATTAACAAATCTATTTAGAAAAGAGATTTTTGAAGCATATTCCGATAGTGAAGAATATGGAATGGTTTTTACTTTTATGTGGGCACTGGACTGCAAAGAGGACTGGGATTATGTATATATGGTTGAAGAGATGTTCAAAGAAAAAGGTGGAACTATATACTATGTAGAGTTAGAAGCAGATTATGATGTACGCATCGAGAGAAACAAGACTGAAAATAGACTACTGAATAAACCTACGAAAAGAGATATTACGCGTTCAGAGGAACTTTTTAGGTGGCTTGAAGAGAAATATCGTCTTAATTCATTTGAGGATGAAATTAAGAAAAGTAATTATATGAAAGTTAATAACACGGACATTCCACCAGATGTTGTTGCTCATATGATTAGGGATAAATTTAGATTATGA
- a CDS encoding metallophosphoesterase family protein, whose protein sequence is MRIAIVADIHSNHIAFEAVLKDINIRDTDMTFFLGDYIFGGYGSNETVDLLMRYQKQSQKHLIISGNIEELITPIEENADWIYPVNKQIYNELGIERVSFLKSLPTNILIEEEGISMYLCHNPSEIEAFTVVDSLKRENNIPNMRGLAKIASGMESDVCIFGHYHLFMDEEVNGKRFICPSSVGMPFNGDPRAQYILLDIFEGNITTSRQYVEYDRLKLVEGFDRKGYFEKYGNWSMNMVTTILTAHNQVGSQELRK, encoded by the coding sequence ATGAGAATTGCCATAGTTGCTGATATACATAGTAATCATATTGCTTTTGAAGCAGTATTGAAGGATATAAATATTAGAGATACAGATATGACCTTTTTTCTAGGTGATTATATTTTTGGAGGTTATGGATCAAATGAAACTGTTGATTTGTTAATGCGTTACCAAAAACAAAGCCAAAAGCATTTAATTATATCGGGCAATATTGAGGAATTAATAACTCCAATAGAAGAAAATGCTGATTGGATATATCCAGTAAATAAGCAAATATACAACGAACTAGGTATAGAACGTGTATCATTTTTGAAGTCTCTTCCAACGAATATTTTAATAGAAGAGGAAGGAATCTCTATGTATTTGTGCCATAATCCATCAGAGATTGAAGCCTTTACAGTAGTTGATAGTTTAAAAAGAGAAAATAATATTCCTAATATGAGAGGGCTTGCTAAGATTGCAAGTGGTATGGAAAGTGATGTTTGTATTTTTGGGCATTATCATTTGTTCATGGATGAAGAAGTAAATGGGAAAAGGTTTATATGTCCTAGTTCTGTAGGAATGCCATTTAATGGAGACCCAAGAGCGCAATATATTCTATTAGATATTTTTGAAGGCAACATTACAACATCAAGGCAGTATGTAGAATATGACAGATTAAAACTAGTAGAAGGTTTTGATAGAAAGGGATATTTTGAGAAATACGGCAATTGGTCGATGAATATGGTTACTACTATTTTAACAGCACATAATCAGGTTGGTTCACAAGAGCTTAGAAAATAA